The Humulus lupulus chromosome 4, drHumLupu1.1, whole genome shotgun sequence genome has a window encoding:
- the LOC133829940 gene encoding probable LRR receptor-like serine/threonine-protein kinase At1g56140 has product MSGASSSSPAGAAFTVFTFFVAIIFVLAPFARAQNGTQPTTDPSEVRALNSIFNQWKIKANTQQWNTTGDPCSGAAVDDSSFGDGTFNPFIKCDCSFNNSSLCHITQLKVFALDVVGPIPEELWSLTFLFNLNLGQNFLTGSLSPSIVNLTKMQYLSIGTNALSGEVPKELGQLTELLSLSFSSNNFSGPLPRELGNLKKLTQLYIDSAGVSGEIPSTFANLQSLEILWASDNEFTGKIPDFIGNWTNLNTLRLQGNSFEGPIPSTIANLTSLSELRLSEISNASSSLAFIKDMKSLSTLVLRNNNITGTIPLNIGELQQLQQLDLSFNKLNGQIPDSLFNISSLSHLFLGNNSLNGTLPQQRSTSLLNIDLSYNNLMGSIPSWVNNQQNLHINLVGNNFTMNSSNNSPLLVGLNCLQKNFPCGLGRPIYSSFRINSGGFEITSSDKILYEKDVEALGAATHFVTSSNRWAVSNVGAFAGNNNATYRGFSSSQFTNTLDPELFQTTRLSASSLRYYGLGLENGNYTVKLQFAEIAFENSRTWKSVGRRVFDIYIQGIRVLKDFDIKKEAGGLSFRAVEREFTANVSQNFLEVHLFWAGKGTCCIPAQGTYGPSIAAISATPNFTPTVSNKSPSTKKNHTGLIVGIVVGFAVLSVLCVLVAIYIAQRRKRAQMNEEFLGMDVKPFTFSYSELKTATNDFNSTNKLGEGGFGPVYKGTLEDGRVVAVKQLSVTSHQGKSQFVAEIATISAVQHRNLVKLYGCCIEGDKRLLVYEYLENKSLDQALFGKHSLKLDWSTRFDICMGVARGLTYLHEESRLRIVHRDVKASNILLDYNLIPKISDFGLAKLYDDKQTHISTRVAGTIGYLAPEYAMRGHLTEKTDIFAFGVVALELVSGRPNSDSTLDEERMYLLEWAWDLLEQGRELELVDSELSDFEEEEVKRIIGVALLCTQTSPTVRPPMSRVVAMISGDSDVSAEISRPGYLADWKFNDVSSLMSQITKGTDSSFYESSASTSMVADAKLPPEAMGKAQPNVHNPVR; this is encoded by the exons ATGTCTGGAGCTTCTTCATCTTCACCAGCTGGAGCTGCTTTTACTGTTTTCACTTTCTTTGTTGCAATTATCTTTGTTCTTGCTCCTTTTGCAAGAGCCCAGAATGGAACTCAACCCACTACTGATCCCTCTGAAg TGAGAGCTTTGAATTCTATTTTTAACCAATGGAAGATAAAGGCCAACACCCAACAATGGAATACAACTGGGGACCCGTGCAGTGGTGCCGCCGTAGACGACTCCAGCTTCGGCGATGGCACTTTTAACCCCTTTATCAAATGCGACTGCTCTTTCAACAATAGCTCTCTTTGCCACATTACTCAACT GAAAGTTTTTGCACTGGATGTTGTTGGTCCAATTCCAGAAGAGCTATGGAGTCTGACCTTCCTCTTCAATCT GAATTTGGGCCAGAATTTCTTGACAGGCtctctttctccatcaattgTAAACCTCACTAAGATGCAATACTT AAGCATAGGCACAAATGCATTATCAGGGGAGGTACCAAAGGAATTGGGACAACTTACTGAGCTATTAAGTTT GTCCTTTTCATCGAACAACTTCTCTGGTCCTCTGCCACGTGAATTagggaatttaaaaaaattaacacaact TTACATTGATAGTGCTGGAGTTAGTGGCGAGATACCTTCAACATTTGCAAATCTTCAAAGCTTAGAAATATT GTGGGCATCAGACAATGAATTCACAGGAAAGATACCTGACTTCATAGGAAATTGGACAAATCTTAATACATT GAGGCTTCAAGGAAACTCTTTTGAAGGACCTATACCATCAACGATCGCGAATCTGACTTCTCTATCAGAATT GCGGTTAAGTGAAATATCTAATGCAAGTTCTTCTCTTGCATTTATCAAGGATATGAAGTCTCTAAGTACCTT AGTACTTAGGAACAACAATATCACTGGTACAATTCCATTGAATATCGGAGAGCTCCAACAGTTACAACAACT AGATTTGAGCTTTAACAAGTTAAATGGACAGATTCCAGACTCTCTTTTCAACATTAGCTCGCTCTCTCATCT GTTTCTTGGAAATAATAGCCTAAACGGAACCCTGCCTCAACAAAGAAGTACATCTCTTCTCAATAT TGATCTGTCATACAATAATCTAATGGGGAGCATTCCGTCTTGGGTCAACAATCAACAAAATCTACACAT TAACTTGGTTGGCAACAACTTTACAATGAATAGCTCAAACAACAG TCCTCTTCTTGTAGGTTTGAACTGTCTTCAAAAGAATTTCCCCTGCGGTCTAGGCCGTCCCATAT ATTCTAGCTTCAGAATTAACTCTGGTGGTTTTGAAATTACATCTTCTGATAAAATTTTGTATGAAAAGGATGTTGAGGCTTTGGGTGCAGCTACACATTTTGTCACCAGCAGCAACAGATGGGCAGTGAGCAATGTTGGAGCTTTTGCAGGAAACAATAATGCTACCTATAGAGGTTTTTCATCATCTCAATTCACAAATACTCTAGATCCAGAACTATTCCAGACAACAAGGCTATCTGCTTCATCATTGAGATACTATGGTCTGGGGCTTGAGAATGGTAACTACACTGTCAAACTCCAGTTTGCAGAAATTGCTTTCGAAAATTCTCGCACCTGGAAAAGTGTTGGCAGGCGTGTATTTGATATTTATATCCAG GGAATTCGAGTTTTAAAAGATTTTGACATAAAAAAGGAGGCTGGTGGACTCTCTTTTAGAGCAGTAGAGAGAGAATTTACGGCTAATGTTTCACAGAACTTCCTTGAAGTCCACCTCTTTTGGGCTGGAAAAGGAACTTGTTGTATACCTGCTCAAGGTACTTATGGGCCTTCCATTGCAGCAATCAGTGCCACCCCAA ATTTTACACCCACTGTCAGTAACAAATCCCCAAGCACTAAGAAGAACCATACAGGTCTGATCGTGGGAATTGTTGTCGGATTTGCTGTTTTAAGCGTTTTGTGTGTGTTAGTGGCAATCTACATTGCTCAACGAAGAAAGAGAGCACAAATGAATGAAG AGTTCTTGGGAATGGATGTTAAACCATTCACTTTCAGCTATAGCGAACTAAAGACGGCTACCAATGATTTCAATTCTACTAATAAGTTGGGAGAGGGGGGATTTGGACCTGTCTACAAG GGAACGCTTGAAGATGGAAGAGTTGTCGCGGTGAAGCAACTGTCTGTGACTTCTCATCAAGGAAAGAGCCAGTTTGTTGCTGAAATCGCCACAATATCTGCTGTGCAACATCGTAACCTGGTCAAATTGTACGGATGTTGTATTGAGGGAGATAAAAGACTTCTTGTTTACGAGTACCTAGAAAACAAGAGTCTTGATCAAGCATTATTTG GGAAGCATAGTTTGAAGCTGGATTGGTCAACACGTTTCGACATTTGCATGGGCGTAGCAAGAGGTCTAACTTATCTTCATGAGGAGTCGCGGCTTAGAATTGTACACAGAGATGTCAAGGCGAGCAACATTCTGCTTGACTATAATCTCATCCCCAAAATATCAGATTTTGGTTTGGCTAAACTTTATGATGATAAACAGACTCATATAAGTACACGAGTTGCTGGAACAAT TGGTTATCTTGCACCAGAATACGCCATGCGCGGCCACCTTACAGAGAAAACCGATATCTTTGCATTTGGAGTTGTGGCTCTAGAGCTTGTTAGTGGCAGGCCAAATTCTGACTCTACTTTAGATGAAGAAAGAATGTACCTTCTTGAATGG GCTTGGGATTTGCTTGAACAAGGCCGTGAACTCGAACTGGTGGATTCAGAACTATCAGATTTCGAGGAGGAAGAAGTGAAGAGAATCATTGGAGTGGCTCTACTATGCACTCAAACCTCACCAACAGTGCGTCCACCTATGTCCAGAGTGGTGGCAATGATTTCAGGAGACAGTGATGTGAGCGCTGAAATTTCAAGGCCTGGTTACTTGGCTGACTGGAAATTCAATGATGTCAGCAGTCTAATGAGTCAGATTACAAAAGGGACCGATTCTAGCTTTTATGAATCGTCTGCGAGCACAAGCATGGTGGCAGACGCAAAGCTACCGCCAGAAGCTATGGGCAAGGCTCAACCAAATGTTCACAACCCTGTTAGATAG